Proteins from one Catenuloplanes atrovinosus genomic window:
- a CDS encoding AfsR/SARP family transcriptional regulator — translation MWFGILGPLRVANGGVDAPVAAGRDRVVLAMLLLNSLHVVSIDQLVDALWDSSPPATARGQLQSSVSRIRRAFAEAGLPADLIVTDPAGYRLVADPEQVDVNVFDRRLAQARLAVEKEEWAEAREHFRAALSLWKGPALAGITSPAVRRAAAALDEQRLLAIEDTFDVELRLGLEREAISGLTGLVERHPLRERLRGQLMIALYRAGRQADALAVYRDAREVLATELGIEPGPALREVQRQILTGEVQASAPPAQRDVTLPVRALPRTVADFTGRADAVDRLVGAVEEAGFDGPVIQVIDGMAGSGKTTLAVHVANLVAPRYPDAQLFIDLHGHSLRRPLDASAALVTLLRQLGLPGDRIPVDMDDRVALWRSELAARRALVVLDNVASTAQIAPLLPASAGSLALITSRRRLLGLDAVRPESLPVLSESEAVDLLARIAGDRVRAEPEAAADVVRCCGYLPLAIRLAAARLAHRPRWRVADLARRLAGRSALPELAAEERTVASAFDLSYAHLPAVAQRVFRLLGLHPGERFDAYTTAALAGLPLDDAQDVLDDLVDWHLVEEPQAGRYRLHDLMREFASGLAARDPLPERHAAVGRLLDFYLHAADASTVGMEAHSSGDVRGWGPAQRPDLVEALPSKLRWLEDERAALIALADRAIGAGHAHYAWWLARAAWRFLYVNAYHDDLIVLHERGLAAARLAGDDAAVAQVLNYLASSYYRTGRYADAVTHLTESLRLRELLGDDRGTATTRGNLSAVQLMMGLLPEALANARASYAVWERLGDDRGRMLHLPKMGFVATLLGRYEEALHYHRRHLLLACERRDQHNVSVALGHIGAVRVRMGAADAAARCLTAALRRQRGIPYNEAEVLNDLGTARRLQGRLAEAERHHQEALRIMRTVGDRQGEALVGNDLAATLLAAGDETAAAEAYRRSLAISVQIGHRYEQARALAGLGDCLTRRDPDEARACRERAQMIFEEMGVAQINCEPAAGEGG, via the coding sequence ATGTGGTTTGGCATCCTAGGTCCGCTGCGGGTCGCGAACGGTGGCGTCGACGCGCCGGTCGCCGCCGGCCGGGACCGGGTCGTGCTCGCCATGCTGCTGCTCAACTCGCTGCACGTGGTCTCGATCGACCAGCTGGTCGACGCGCTGTGGGACTCGTCGCCGCCCGCCACCGCCCGCGGCCAGCTGCAGAGCAGCGTCTCCCGGATCCGCCGCGCGTTCGCCGAGGCCGGGCTGCCCGCCGACCTGATCGTCACGGACCCGGCCGGATACCGCCTGGTCGCCGACCCGGAGCAGGTCGACGTGAACGTCTTCGACCGCCGCCTCGCCCAGGCCCGGCTCGCGGTGGAGAAGGAGGAGTGGGCGGAGGCGCGGGAGCACTTCCGCGCCGCGCTCTCGCTCTGGAAGGGACCCGCGCTGGCCGGCATCACCAGCCCGGCCGTGCGCCGCGCCGCCGCCGCGCTGGACGAGCAGCGGCTGCTGGCCATAGAGGACACGTTCGACGTGGAGCTGCGGCTCGGCCTGGAGCGCGAGGCGATCAGCGGGCTGACCGGGCTGGTCGAGCGCCACCCGCTGCGGGAACGGCTGCGCGGCCAGCTGATGATCGCGCTCTACCGGGCCGGCCGGCAGGCGGACGCGCTCGCGGTCTACCGGGACGCGCGCGAGGTGCTGGCCACCGAGCTGGGCATCGAGCCGGGACCGGCGCTGCGCGAGGTGCAGCGGCAGATCCTCACCGGTGAGGTGCAGGCCTCGGCCCCGCCGGCGCAGCGGGACGTGACGCTGCCGGTGCGCGCGCTGCCGCGTACCGTCGCGGACTTCACCGGCCGGGCCGACGCGGTGGACCGGCTGGTCGGCGCGGTCGAGGAGGCCGGCTTCGACGGCCCGGTGATCCAGGTGATCGACGGCATGGCCGGCAGCGGCAAGACCACGCTGGCGGTGCACGTGGCGAACCTGGTGGCGCCGCGCTACCCGGACGCGCAGCTCTTCATCGACCTGCACGGGCACAGCCTGCGCCGGCCGCTGGACGCGTCCGCCGCGCTGGTCACGCTGCTGCGCCAGCTCGGCCTGCCCGGCGACCGGATTCCGGTGGACATGGACGACCGGGTGGCGCTCTGGCGCAGCGAGCTGGCCGCCCGCCGGGCGCTGGTGGTGCTGGACAACGTGGCCAGTACCGCGCAGATCGCGCCGCTGCTGCCGGCCTCCGCGGGCAGCCTCGCGCTGATCACCAGCCGGCGCCGGCTGCTCGGGCTGGACGCGGTCCGCCCGGAGTCGCTGCCGGTGCTCTCCGAGTCCGAGGCGGTCGACCTGCTGGCCCGCATCGCCGGCGACCGGGTGCGCGCGGAGCCGGAGGCGGCGGCCGACGTGGTGCGCTGCTGCGGCTACCTCCCGCTGGCGATCCGGCTGGCCGCGGCCCGGCTGGCGCACCGTCCACGCTGGCGGGTCGCGGACCTGGCCCGGCGGCTGGCCGGCCGCTCCGCGCTGCCCGAGCTGGCGGCCGAGGAGCGCACCGTGGCCAGCGCGTTCGACCTCTCCTACGCGCACCTGCCGGCCGTGGCGCAGCGGGTGTTCCGGCTGCTCGGGCTGCACCCGGGCGAGCGGTTCGACGCGTACACCACGGCCGCGCTGGCCGGGCTGCCGCTGGACGACGCGCAGGACGTGCTGGACGACCTGGTGGACTGGCACCTGGTGGAGGAGCCGCAGGCCGGGCGCTACCGCCTGCACGACCTGATGCGCGAGTTCGCGTCCGGGCTCGCCGCCCGGGACCCGCTGCCGGAACGGCACGCCGCGGTCGGCCGGCTGCTCGACTTCTACCTGCACGCGGCGGACGCGTCCACGGTCGGCATGGAGGCGCACAGCTCCGGTGACGTGCGCGGCTGGGGGCCGGCGCAGCGCCCGGACCTGGTCGAGGCGCTGCCCAGCAAGCTGCGCTGGCTGGAGGACGAACGGGCCGCGCTGATCGCGCTGGCCGACCGGGCGATCGGCGCCGGGCACGCGCACTACGCCTGGTGGCTGGCGCGGGCGGCGTGGCGGTTCCTGTACGTCAACGCGTACCACGACGACCTGATCGTGCTGCACGAGCGCGGTCTGGCCGCCGCCCGGCTGGCGGGCGACGACGCGGCCGTGGCGCAGGTGCTCAACTACCTGGCCTCCTCCTACTACCGCACCGGCCGGTACGCGGACGCGGTGACGCACCTGACCGAGTCGCTGCGGCTGCGCGAGCTGCTCGGCGACGACCGGGGCACCGCCACCACGCGCGGCAACCTCTCCGCGGTGCAGCTGATGATGGGGCTGCTGCCGGAGGCGCTGGCGAACGCGCGCGCGTCCTACGCGGTCTGGGAACGGCTCGGCGACGACCGCGGGCGCATGCTGCACCTGCCGAAGATGGGCTTCGTCGCCACGCTGCTCGGCCGGTACGAGGAGGCGCTGCACTACCACCGCCGCCACCTGCTGCTCGCCTGCGAGCGCCGCGACCAGCACAACGTCTCGGTCGCGCTCGGCCACATCGGCGCGGTCCGGGTGCGGATGGGCGCGGCCGACGCGGCGGCCCGCTGCCTCACCGCCGCCCTGCGCCGCCAGCGCGGCATCCCGTACAACGAGGCCGAGGTGCTCAACGACCTCGGCACCGCACGCCGCCTCCAGGGCCGGTTGGCCGAGGCGGAGCGGCACCACCAGGAGGCGCTGCGGATCATGCGGACCGTCGGCGACCGGCAGGGCGAGGCGCTGGTCGGCAACGACCTCGCGGCCACGCTGCTGGCGGCCGGGGACGAGACGGCCGCGGCGGAGGCGTACCGGCGCTCGCTGGCCATCTCGGTGCAGATCGGCCACCGGTACGAGCAGGCCCGCGCGCTGGCCGGCCTGGGCGACTGCCTGACCCGGCGGGACCCGGACGAGGCCCGCGCGTGCCGCGAGCGCGCACAGATGATCTTCGAGGAGATGGGGGTGGCTCAGATCAACTGCGAGCCGGCCGCCGGAGAGGGAGGATGA
- a CDS encoding class II fumarate hydratase — translation MRAVTTANESGYRIERDTMGEVRVPVDALWRAQTQRAVENFPISGRGLEPAHIRALAQIKGAAAAVNAELGVVDTDVAKAIETAAAHVADGGYDDQFPIDVFQTGSGTSSNMNTNEVIATLASRELGRDVHPNDHVNASQSSNDVFPSSIHLAATQAVTHDLIPALGHLADALGAKAAEWETTVKSGRTHLMDATPVTLGQEFSGYAAQVRYGVERLEAALPRLAELPLGGTAVGTGVNTPPGFAPAVIEKLRAATGLPLTEARNHFEAQGARDALVEASGQVRTIAAGLYKIANDIRWMGSGPRAGLRELRLPDLQPGSSIMPGKVNPVVPEAVRQVVAQVIGNDAAVAFAGTQGDFELNVMLPVMGRNLLESIKLVANVSRLLADRCVAGLEADTDITRGYAEGSPSIVTPLNRYLGYDEAASIAKTALKENKTIREVVVERGHVASGKLTEEQLDTALDVLRMTRP, via the coding sequence ATGAGGGCTGTGACGACTGCGAACGAGAGTGGATATCGGATCGAGCGCGACACCATGGGCGAGGTCCGGGTGCCGGTGGACGCGCTGTGGCGAGCCCAGACCCAGCGGGCCGTGGAGAACTTCCCCATCTCCGGGCGCGGCCTGGAGCCGGCCCACATCCGCGCGCTGGCGCAGATCAAGGGCGCGGCCGCCGCGGTGAACGCGGAGCTCGGCGTGGTCGACACGGACGTGGCGAAGGCGATCGAGACCGCGGCCGCGCACGTGGCGGACGGCGGCTACGACGACCAGTTCCCGATCGACGTGTTCCAGACCGGCTCCGGCACCTCGTCCAACATGAACACCAACGAGGTCATCGCCACGCTGGCCAGCCGCGAGCTGGGCCGTGACGTGCACCCGAACGACCACGTGAACGCGTCCCAGTCCAGTAACGACGTGTTCCCCTCCTCGATCCACCTGGCCGCCACCCAGGCGGTCACGCACGACCTGATCCCGGCGCTCGGACATCTGGCCGACGCGCTGGGCGCCAAGGCCGCCGAGTGGGAGACCACCGTGAAGTCCGGCCGCACCCACCTGATGGACGCCACCCCGGTCACGCTCGGCCAGGAGTTCTCCGGCTACGCCGCGCAGGTGCGGTACGGCGTCGAGCGCCTGGAGGCCGCGCTGCCCCGGCTGGCGGAGTTGCCGCTCGGCGGCACCGCGGTCGGCACCGGCGTGAACACGCCGCCCGGCTTCGCGCCCGCCGTGATCGAGAAGCTGCGCGCCGCCACCGGCCTGCCGCTGACCGAGGCCCGCAACCACTTCGAGGCGCAGGGCGCGCGCGACGCGCTGGTCGAGGCGTCCGGCCAGGTGCGCACGATCGCGGCCGGCCTCTACAAGATCGCCAACGACATCCGCTGGATGGGCTCGGGCCCGCGCGCCGGCCTGCGCGAGCTGCGCCTGCCCGACCTCCAGCCCGGCTCGTCGATCATGCCGGGCAAGGTGAACCCGGTGGTGCCGGAGGCGGTCCGCCAGGTCGTCGCGCAGGTGATCGGCAACGACGCGGCCGTGGCGTTCGCCGGCACCCAGGGCGACTTCGAGCTGAACGTGATGCTCCCGGTGATGGGCCGCAACCTGCTGGAGTCGATCAAACTCGTGGCGAACGTGTCCCGGCTGCTGGCCGACCGCTGCGTGGCCGGGCTGGAGGCGGACACCGACATCACCCGCGGGTACGCGGAGGGCTCGCCGTCGATCGTCACGCCGCTCAACCGCTACCTCGGGTACGACGAGGCCGCCTCGATCGCGAAGACCGCGCTGAAGGAGAACAAGACCATCCGCGAGGTGGTCGTGGAGCGCGGCCACGTGGCGTCCGGAAAGCTCACCGAGGAGCAGTTGGACACCGCTCTTGACGTTCTGCGCATGACGCGGCCGTAG